GGCTCCTCTGGCTGCTCGCGGGCGGCGCGAGCGACGACGTCATCGCCCGGGAGATCGGGGTCAGCCGCCGTACGCTCTTCCGCCGGATCCAGGTGCTGATGGCCCGGCTGGGTGCCACGAGCCGTTTCCAGATGGCGCTGCAGGCGCAGCGCCAGGGCTGGTTGTGAGACCCCTCAGGTGAGGTGCCGCCGGAGGAAGGTGTGCACGAGGGCGCTGTTGTGGGCGGCCTGTTCGTTGTCCCCGGCGCCCGCGTGGCCGCCGCCGGTGTTCTCGTGGAAGAGGACGGGGTGACCGAGTTCCCGCAGCCGGGCCGCCGTCTTGCGGGCGTGGCCGGGGTGGACGCGGTCGTCGCGGGTGGAGGTCATCAGGAGCACCGGCGGGTAGGCCCGGTCGGCCGTGAGCCGGTGGTACGGGGAGAGCTCGCGCAGGTGGGCGAGGTCGGCGGCGTCGTCCGGGTCGCCGTACTCGGCGATCCAGGACGCGCCCGCGAGGAGCTTGTGGAAGCGGGTCATGTCGAGCAGCGGGACCTGCGCGACGATCGCGCCGAACAGCTCCGGGTGGCGGGTGAGCATCGCGCCCATGAGCAGGCCGCCGTTGCTGCCGCCGGAGGCGCCGAGCCGGTCCGGGGTGGTGATGCCCCGGGCGACGAGGTCCCTGGCGACGGCCGCGAAGTCCTCGAAGGCCCGCGGCCGGTCCGCGCGCAGGGCGGCCTGGTGCCAGTCCGGTCCGTACTCGCCGCCGCCGCGGATGTTCGCGATGACGTACGTGCCGCCGCCCTCCAGCCAGGCGCGGCCGGTGACGGCGCCGTAGTAGGGGGTGAGGGAGACCTCGAAGCCTCCGTAGCCGTAGAGCAGGGTGGGGCCGGGGCCGGTGACGGCGTGGTCGGGGCCGATGACGAAGTACGGCACGCGGGTGCCGTCGGCGGAGGTCGCGAAGTGCTGCTCGACCGTGAGTCCGGCGGTGTCGAAGCGGTCCGGGGCCTGCTTGAGGACCTCCGTGTCGCCGCCGATGTGCCCGCGGTGGAGGCTGGACGGCTGGAGGAAGCCGGACACGTCGAGGAAGTACTCGTCGGAGACGTCCGGGTCGGTGTCCACGACGCCGACGGCGGAGAGCGCCGGGACGCCGACGAGCGGGGTGCGCGTCCAGCCGGCGCCGTCGGCGCCGGGGGTGAGGACCTCGATGCGGGCGCTGACGTCCCGCATCGTCTCCAGGATCAGATGGTGCCGGGTCCAGGAGTGCCCGGCGAGCGCCGTCCGCGCGTCGGGGGTGAACAGCACCTCGGGGGTGCGGTCGCCGGCGAGGAAGGCGTCGAAGCCGAACGCGAGGAGGGAACCGGTCGGCTGCCCGAGCCACTCGGACTTCAGGGTGACGAGCAGGTGCCGGCGGTGGGCGTGGACGAGGGCGTCGTCGGGGACGTCGATGCGTACGGTCGTGCCGTCGGGCTCCAGGAGGTACGTCTCGCTGCGGAAGAAGTCCAGCGAGCGGCCGACGAAGTCCCGCTCGAAGCCGGGGGTGTCGTCCCGGTACCCCCAGGCCGACACGTCGCCGTCCTCCGCCTCGTACACGAGCTCGGACTCCTCGATCGGCGTGCCCCGCCGCCAGCGGCGGACCGTGCGCGGGTAGCCGGAGTCGGTCAGCGAGCCCGGGCCGGTGTCCGTGCCGACGAAGACGGTGTCGGCGTCGATCCAGCCGATCCGCGTCTTCGCCTCCGGCACCCGGAAGCCGTCCTCGACGAACTCCCGCGTGGCGAGGTCGAATTCGCGGACCACGACGGCGTCGCCGCCGTCCCGGGACAGCCGCACCAGAGCCCGGTCGTAGGCGGGGCGGCGCACCCGCGCCCCGTCCCACACCCACTTCTCGCCCTCCGCGGCGGCGAGCGCGTCGACGTCGAGGAGGACCTCCCACTCGGGCGCGTCCTTGCGGTACTGCTCCAGGGTCGTGCGCCGCCACACCCCGCGCACGTGCTCGGCGTCGCGCCAGAAGTTGTAGAGGTGGGCACCGCGCCGCGTGGTGTACGGGATGCGGTCCGAGGCGTCGAGCACCTCCCTCACGCGCGCCTTCAGCGGGGCGAACCCGGCGTCGGCGGCCAGCACGTCCGCCGTCTCGGCGTTCCGCTCGGCCACCCACGCGAGGGCGGCCTCGCCGGAGATGTCTTCCAGCCACAGGTACGGGTCGTCATCGCTCACCCCCGTATTGTGCAGGTTCGGGCGTCAGCTCCGGCTTTCGCGGCGCAGCCGTACGGCGAGGTGGTGCTGGAGCGGCCGGCCGACGGCGGCCAGGTCGTGCACGAAGTCGAGGGTGTCCTCGCCGGTGAGCGTGTAGCGGCGGCGGGTGGCGTCGACCTGCTTGGCGGTGGGCGCGAGGGCGACCTCGTGGGTGGTGAGGTCGACGGTGGTGCCGTCCGCGTGGCCGACGGCGATCTCCGCGATGCCGGTGGGCTGGGTGATCAGTGCCTCGACGCGCCCCTCGGGCTGCAGCCGCCACCAGCCGCTCTCCCGGGCCGAGGGCCGCAGCGGGGTGCCGGCCTCGTCGATGAGCCAGGCCCGCGCCTCGTAGTGCAGAAAGGGGCGCCCGTCATGGCTGAAGGTGACCTCCTGCTCGTACGCGAACTCCTCGGCGAGCGAGGGATAGCCGCCGCGCCCCCGCCCGGTCCAGGTCCCGAGCAGCCAGGTCACCGGGGCGAGCAGCGCGTGCGGCGCGGGCGCCTCGTCCGGCCGGAACGCGTCGGGATAGGGGTGCTGCCGGTCGCGGTCGTTCATGGGGTGCGCTCCTGGGTCGGGACCTGTGCCGTACGGCAGCTTAGGCGGCGGCGTTCGGCAGCTCAGGCAGCGGCGTTCGGCGCTTCGGCCGCGGCGTTCGGCGCGCCCCGCAGCGAGAGCCGGAGGACCGTGGTGGCCACGGCGCCGGCCGCGAGGCCGAAGGTGAGCGCGGCCGGGACGCCGTTGCCGATGCCGGCGGAGAAGTGGAGCAGGCCCTGCTGGGGGCCCGCCTGGACGACGGCGATCCGGAGGAGCTGGCTCGCGAGGAGCCCGAGGACGGTGGCGCAGACCGCGCCGGCCGCCATGGCGGGGAGCGTGGCCCGGGTGAGGAGCCCGGGCAGCGTCCGCAGGGCCCACCAGACGACGACGAGCAGGAGGACGTCGGAGGCACGGTAGAGGAGCCACTCGCCGAGCGGGCCGCCCTCCGGGCCGGACCAGGCGCCGAGCAGCAGCCACTGGCGCAGCAGGTCGCCCGGCTCGGAGAGGAATCCGCCGTCCGGGGAGAACTCCTGGAGGGCGGCCGCGGCCGAGTGGTACGAGAGGACCACGACGGACAGCGCGATCACGGCCGTCCCCGCGGTGGCGGCCAGACGCGCGGCGCGGGCCGGGACGTCCGTGCGCGGCAGCGGTTCCGCGCCCCTGGCGGTGATCCGTGCGACGAGGACCGTGGCCGCCGCCGCGACGAGGCCGACGGCCACCGGGAGCTGTCGCCCGGAGGCGATCACGCTCGCCAGCTGGGGCAGGAAGCGGTAACTGCCGTGCCCCGTCGAGGCGATCAACCACGGGGCGGACACGGCCAGCGCCAGGGTGCCGGCCACCGCGCCCCAGGCCCACAGCGCGAGGAACGCGGCGGCGGTGCGCCCGCGCACCGGCGGCAGCCTGCGGACCAGGAGCAGCGCGCCGAGCACATGGGCGACGAGGACGGTGCCGTACCGGATCTGCAGGCCCGTCGTGTACAGGCCTGCGTAGTGGCCGCGGTCGTCGCCGCCCATGGTGTCCGCGACGTATCCGGAGACCATCGCGCCCGCGTCGAGGAAGGCCGGCGGGTCGTACGCCCACGGGGCCAGCCAGCTCTGGAGCTCGGCGACCCGCTCGGCGCCGAGCTGGTCGCCGCTGCCGGGCAGCCGCAGCGCGTCCGCGGTGGCCCCGGCCCACCACAGGAGTGCGGTGAGCAGCAGCCCGCCGATCAGTGCGGGTATCACCGCGCGCCCGTATGTCATGTCCTGTCCCCCGTCGTGAACGCGTCCTGTCAACCGGAGACTAGAGCCTGGTGATCACGCGCGGGGCACGGCCACACGTCGGTTCCGCGGGCGGAGCCCGTGCGTCCAGCGTCCGAGACGCCGTTGACCGGGCGCGCGGCGGCCGCTACCTTCGCGCCATGTTGCGTACAGCCCTGCTCACCACGCGCGGTCACATCGACCTGCTGCGGGTGGCCTCCGCCGCGTGTCGCCGCGGCTGCTGACGCCCTTTCACCTGCACCCCCGCCTCCGCTGAGGCCCTGATCGCCGTGCGCGCGTGTCCGCTCCGCGCCCACGGGCGATGACGCGTACCTTCACCTCCCTCTCCCCCGGAGTCCGTCATGACGGTCGACCACGCCCCTCCCTCCGCCCCGCCCGACATATCGCCTTTGCCGGATGTCGAGTCCTTGACCCCCGCCCGGGGGCCGGGCCGCCGCCCGTCCGTTCCGCGCTGGCTGCGCCGGGCCGTGGGGCCCCTCCTGCTGCTCGTCCTCTGGCAGGCGAGCAGTGCGGCGGGGGTGCTTCCGGCGGACGTGCTGGCCTCGCCCGGGACCATCGCCCGGGCCGCCGGCGAACTGGCCGGGGACGGGACGCTGCCGACCGCGATGGGCGTCTCGCTGCGGCGGGTCGCCGTGGGGCTGCTGCTCGGCGGGGTGGTGGGCATCGCGCTCGCCCTGGTGTCCGGGCTGTCACGGCTCGGCGAGGACCTCGTCGACGCGCCCGTACAGATGCTGCGGACGGTCCCGTGGGTGGGCCTCATCCCGCTGTTCATCATCTGGCTGGGGATCGGGGAGGCGCCCAAGGTGGCGCTCATCGCCCTCGGCGTCGCCTTCCACCTCTATCTGAACGTGTACGCCGGGATCCGGGGCGTCGACGCCCAACTCGTCGAGGCGGGCGAGTCCCTGGGGCTCGGCCGGTGGGGCCTGGTCCGGCACGTCGTGCTGCCGGGCGCGCTGCCCGGGGCCATGACCGGGCTGCGGTACTCCCTGGCGACGGCCTGGCTCGCGCTGGTCTTCGGCGAGTCGATCAACGCCGACGCCGGGATCGGCTTCCTCATGAACCAGGCGCGGGAGTTCTTCCGCACGGACGTCATCGTCGTCTGCCTCGTCGTCTACGCCTTCCTCGGCCTGCTGGCCGACGCCGTCGTCCGTACTCTCGAAAGGCTGCTGCTGCAATGGCGACCGACCTTCACGGGGCAGTGACCGTCCAGGGCCTGACCCGCTCCTTCGACGGGCGTCCCGTCGTCGACGGGCTCGATCTGACTCTGCGCGCCGGCCAGTTCACCGCGCTCCTGGGACACAGCGGCTGCGGCAAGTCGACGCTCCTGCGGATCCTCGCGGGGCTCGACCGGGAGATCTCCGGCACGGTCCTCGTGCCGCGCCGCCGCGCGGTCGCCTTCCAGGCGCCGCGCCTGATGCCCTGGAAGAAGGTCTGGCGGAACGTCCTGCTCGGGCTGCCGGGGAAGCCCGGCCGGGCGGTGGCGGAGAAGGCGCTCGCGGAGGTGGGCCTCGACCACCGCTCGGGAGCCTGGCCGAAGACCCTGTCGGGCGGCGAGGCCCAACGTGCCTCGCTGGCCAGGGCGTTGGTACGGGATCCGGACCTGCTGCTGCTCGACGAGCCGTTCGGCGCGCTCGACGCGCTGACGCGGATCAAGGCCCAGCGGCTCGTGGCCGAACTGTGGCAGCGACGCGGCTGCACGGTCCTGCTCGTCACGCACGACGTCGACGAGGCGCTGCTGCTCGCCGACCGCGCCCTGGTCATGCGGGACGGCGCGATCGCCTACGACACCGCCGTCGACCTCGACCGGCCCCGCTCCCCCGGCGATCCCGCGCTCGCCGCGCTCCGCACCCGGCTGCTCGCCGAACTCGGCGTGACCGACGGCTCGGACCGAGGCCCGGCCGACGGCTCGGACCGAGTCCTGGCCGACGACTCGGACCACGGCGTGGCCGACGGCGAACTGGCCGCGCACGCGGCCGCCTGACCCCTCCCTCCCCCCCCGTTACCCGAGGAGACATCCGTGAAGTCCATCCGCCTGTCCGCCGCCGCGCTGCTCGTGCCGCTCGCCCTGCTCGCCTCCGCCTGCTCCGGCGCCTCCGCCGCCGGCGAGGCCTCGAACTCCGACGGCAAGGGCTCCCTCGTCCTGAACGTCGGCGACCAGAAGGGCGGCGCCGAGGCCCTGCTGCGCGCCGCCGGTGAGCTCGACGACCTCCCGTACCGGGTGAAGTGGTCGACGTTCACCTCCGGTCCACCGCTCCTCGAAGCGATCAACGCCAAGGCCGTCGACTTCGGCTCCGTCGGCAACACCCCGCCCGTCTTCGCCGCCGGAGCCGGCTCGAAGATCACCGTGGTCGCGTCGACCCACGGCGACTCCGCGGGCGAGGCGATCCTCGTCCCGAAGGACTCCCCGCTGCGCACCGCGCGGGACCTGAAGGGGAAGAAGGTCGCCGTCGCCCAGGGAAGCTCCGCCCACTTCCAGCTGCTCGCCTCACTCCGGAAGGCCGGCCTGCAACTCTCCGACGTCCAGGTCAGCCTCCTCCAGCCGGCCGACGCCCTGGCCGCGTTCACCAGCGGCAAGGTCGACGCCTGGGCCGTCTGGGACCCGTACACCTCCCAGGTCCTGCTCAGCGGCAAGGGCCGGGTGCTGACCG
This is a stretch of genomic DNA from Streptomyces sp. R44. It encodes these proteins:
- a CDS encoding prolyl oligopeptidase family protein: MSDDDPYLWLEDISGEAALAWVAERNAETADVLAADAGFAPLKARVREVLDASDRIPYTTRRGAHLYNFWRDAEHVRGVWRRTTLEQYRKDAPEWEVLLDVDALAAAEGEKWVWDGARVRRPAYDRALVRLSRDGGDAVVVREFDLATREFVEDGFRVPEAKTRIGWIDADTVFVGTDTGPGSLTDSGYPRTVRRWRRGTPIEESELVYEAEDGDVSAWGYRDDTPGFERDFVGRSLDFFRSETYLLEPDGTTVRIDVPDDALVHAHRRHLLVTLKSEWLGQPTGSLLAFGFDAFLAGDRTPEVLFTPDARTALAGHSWTRHHLILETMRDVSARIEVLTPGADGAGWTRTPLVGVPALSAVGVVDTDPDVSDEYFLDVSGFLQPSSLHRGHIGGDTEVLKQAPDRFDTAGLTVEQHFATSADGTRVPYFVIGPDHAVTGPGPTLLYGYGGFEVSLTPYYGAVTGRAWLEGGGTYVIANIRGGGEYGPDWHQAALRADRPRAFEDFAAVARDLVARGITTPDRLGASGGSNGGLLMGAMLTRHPELFGAIVAQVPLLDMTRFHKLLAGASWIAEYGDPDDAADLAHLRELSPYHRLTADRAYPPVLLMTSTRDDRVHPGHARKTAARLRELGHPVLFHENTGGGHAGAGDNEQAAHNSALVHTFLRRHLT
- a CDS encoding FABP family protein; this translates as MNDRDRQHPYPDAFRPDEAPAPHALLAPVTWLLGTWTGRGRGGYPSLAEEFAYEQEVTFSHDGRPFLHYEARAWLIDEAGTPLRPSARESGWWRLQPEGRVEALITQPTGIAEIAVGHADGTTVDLTTHEVALAPTAKQVDATRRRYTLTGEDTLDFVHDLAAVGRPLQHHLAVRLRRESRS
- a CDS encoding putative leader peptide, which gives rise to MLRTALLTTRGHIDLLRVASAACRRGC
- a CDS encoding ABC transporter permease; protein product: MTVDHAPPSAPPDISPLPDVESLTPARGPGRRPSVPRWLRRAVGPLLLLVLWQASSAAGVLPADVLASPGTIARAAGELAGDGTLPTAMGVSLRRVAVGLLLGGVVGIALALVSGLSRLGEDLVDAPVQMLRTVPWVGLIPLFIIWLGIGEAPKVALIALGVAFHLYLNVYAGIRGVDAQLVEAGESLGLGRWGLVRHVVLPGALPGAMTGLRYSLATAWLALVFGESINADAGIGFLMNQAREFFRTDVIVVCLVVYAFLGLLADAVVRTLERLLLQWRPTFTGQ
- a CDS encoding ABC transporter ATP-binding protein, with translation MATDLHGAVTVQGLTRSFDGRPVVDGLDLTLRAGQFTALLGHSGCGKSTLLRILAGLDREISGTVLVPRRRAVAFQAPRLMPWKKVWRNVLLGLPGKPGRAVAEKALAEVGLDHRSGAWPKTLSGGEAQRASLARALVRDPDLLLLDEPFGALDALTRIKAQRLVAELWQRRGCTVLLVTHDVDEALLLADRALVMRDGAIAYDTAVDLDRPRSPGDPALAALRTRLLAELGVTDGSDRGPADGSDRVLADDSDHGVADGELAAHAAA
- a CDS encoding ABC transporter substrate-binding protein, which gives rise to MKSIRLSAAALLVPLALLASACSGASAAGEASNSDGKGSLVLNVGDQKGGAEALLRAAGELDDLPYRVKWSTFTSGPPLLEAINAKAVDFGSVGNTPPVFAAGAGSKITVVASTHGDSAGEAILVPKDSPLRTARDLKGKKVAVAQGSSAHFQLLASLRKAGLQLSDVQVSLLQPADALAAFTSGKVDAWAVWDPYTSQVLLSGKGRVLTDGRGLVNGLGFQVAAPSALADKEKAKAIGDFVERLRRAQGWVFDHPEEWAKVWAKETGLPYEVALAAVKRSNGTRIPVALDDTAIASEQQIADTFAELKLIPHTFRFADYVDTRFNKDLPPSTTPARSYGKAS